Proteins found in one Kamptonema formosum PCC 6407 genomic segment:
- a CDS encoding ParB/RepB/Spo0J family partition protein codes for MSSKNDQPYKGKANLSVLFGDDEVVEPTERLLSIESIQIASSQPRRYFDSQAMQALVESVKTDGILQPLLVRPLGEEKYELVAGERRYRAARELGLTEVPVIVRDLTEQQALRVALVENLQREDLNPVEETEGILQLLSHHLEYDREEVIHLLYRMQNDVQRMNDNVIIHPEMQIVTKVFSELGRMSWESFVSNRLGLLKLPADIQEALRRGQIEYTKARAIAKVKDEPARTLLLESAIAEGLSLTQIKERIADLKTDTSVEKPEENLKTQIKGALTKANKSKVWNDPKKQKRLQKILTELESLLAD; via the coding sequence ATGTCAAGTAAGAATGACCAACCCTATAAAGGTAAGGCAAATTTGAGCGTTTTATTTGGAGATGATGAAGTGGTAGAACCAACAGAGAGACTTCTATCGATTGAATCGATCCAGATTGCCTCCTCTCAACCCCGGCGATACTTTGACTCCCAAGCAATGCAGGCTTTGGTTGAGTCAGTAAAAACTGACGGAATTCTCCAACCTTTATTAGTTCGTCCCTTGGGAGAGGAAAAATACGAGCTAGTCGCAGGCGAAAGGCGGTATCGGGCAGCTAGAGAACTAGGATTAACAGAAGTCCCTGTTATCGTTCGGGATTTGACAGAACAACAAGCTTTGCGCGTCGCCTTAGTTGAGAACCTCCAGCGGGAAGACCTCAACCCAGTTGAAGAAACAGAGGGGATTTTGCAACTGCTCTCCCATCACCTTGAATACGATCGAGAAGAGGTGATACACCTGCTCTACCGGATGCAAAATGACGTGCAGAGGATGAATGATAACGTTATCATTCATCCTGAAATGCAAATAGTTACCAAGGTTTTTAGCGAATTGGGGCGGATGTCATGGGAGTCTTTCGTCAGCAACAGACTAGGATTGCTGAAGCTGCCAGCAGACATTCAAGAAGCCCTGCGCCGGGGTCAGATCGAGTACACTAAGGCGCGAGCGATCGCCAAAGTTAAAGATGAGCCAGCCAGAACGTTGCTTCTGGAATCTGCGATCGCGGAAGGTCTATCTTTAACTCAAATTAAAGAACGCATCGCAGATTTAAAGACAGATACTTCGGTAGAAAAACCCGAAGAAAATCTGAAAACCCAAATTAAGGGAGCTTTAACAAAAGCGAACAAGTCAAAAGTTTGGAACGATCCAAAGAAGCAGAAACGCCTCCAAAAAATTCTCACAGAGCTAGAATCCCTCTTAGCAGATTAG
- a CDS encoding response regulator: MNKISVALIEDHHLTRAGIKAALEDCEELQFIGEAANGLQGITLLEKTRPDVAIVDIGLPGLIDGIELTKRFKEYIQTAQTQSVDNQPKVLILTMQDNEESVLAAFAAGADSYCMKDVSFEKLVEAVVETNAGENWIDSSIARIVLARMNNPFKEAVNSATISTVSINGVEPEYSHLLMANPLTEREKEVIELIVEGCSNEEICKQLYISLGTVKTHVRNILNKLSCDDRTQAAVRALRAGLVD, encoded by the coding sequence ATGAATAAAATTAGTGTTGCCTTAATTGAAGACCATCACCTGACAAGGGCGGGAATCAAAGCAGCTTTAGAAGACTGCGAAGAACTTCAATTTATCGGAGAAGCAGCTAACGGCCTGCAAGGGATAACTTTACTGGAGAAAACCCGGCCTGATGTAGCGATCGTTGATATCGGACTGCCAGGGTTGATAGATGGGATTGAACTGACAAAAAGGTTCAAAGAATACATACAAACTGCCCAAACTCAAAGCGTCGATAACCAACCGAAAGTATTGATTTTGACGATGCAGGATAATGAGGAATCAGTGCTGGCAGCTTTTGCAGCGGGAGCCGACTCTTACTGCATGAAAGATGTCAGTTTTGAAAAGTTAGTGGAAGCTGTTGTTGAGACAAATGCTGGTGAAAACTGGATCGATTCTTCAATTGCCAGAATCGTTTTGGCTCGCATGAATAACCCTTTTAAGGAAGCTGTTAACTCAGCAACCATTTCCACTGTGTCAATCAATGGAGTCGAGCCAGAATACAGTCATTTGTTAATGGCGAACCCTTTAACAGAACGCGAAAAAGAGGTTATAGAGTTGATTGTTGAAGGTTGTAGCAATGAGGAAATTTGCAAGCAGCTATACATTTCCCTCGGTACTGTGAAAACTCATGTGCGTAACATCCTTAATAAGCTGTCTTGCGACGATCGCACTCAAGCGGCTGTCAGAGCTCTTCGCGCTGGTTTAGTTGACTAA
- a CDS encoding XamI family restriction endonuclease, whose product MPVNADKPHLWKPDIALSVDFYNNWFMQFAPKAYRDTRIATTQQVESALAETANLTNITSALLQQHPEVLPILRMAAAPPIARDRLIGLAGVSPNLVKNMEEKQRIPPRADIATLDAELTKISQIIARLLDKDIFPWLESRQQPTDSEVQRAATIVADRLCGAISDPIVRNAQERRQLTMIRQWLEQRGYSYVRGGAGLSFETMQPGTFSFRLNIPVLLQSGTKQINIPIDVALVPIDSSPGEFPLLIEAKSAGDYTNPNKRRKEEAIKMTQLRSNYGNNVRFILFLCGYFDSGYLGYEAAEGIDWVWEHRIDDLALFEI is encoded by the coding sequence GTGCCAGTTAATGCCGACAAACCACACTTGTGGAAACCCGATATTGCCCTGTCGGTAGACTTCTATAACAATTGGTTCATGCAGTTTGCTCCAAAAGCCTACCGCGACACTCGCATTGCTACAACTCAACAAGTTGAATCCGCCTTAGCTGAGACAGCCAATCTGACCAACATCACGTCTGCCCTGCTGCAACAGCATCCAGAGGTTTTGCCCATTTTACGCATGGCGGCAGCGCCGCCAATTGCGCGAGATCGCCTGATCGGTTTAGCAGGAGTGTCGCCCAACCTAGTCAAAAATATGGAAGAGAAACAGCGAATTCCGCCCCGGGCAGACATTGCAACTCTGGATGCTGAACTCACAAAAATTAGTCAAATTATTGCACGACTGCTCGACAAAGATATTTTTCCTTGGCTAGAAAGCCGACAGCAGCCAACTGATAGTGAAGTTCAAAGAGCAGCAACAATTGTAGCCGATCGCCTTTGCGGTGCTATTTCTGACCCGATCGTTCGCAACGCTCAAGAACGAAGGCAGCTTACTATGATCAGACAATGGCTGGAACAGCGTGGTTATTCCTATGTTAGAGGAGGAGCCGGATTAAGTTTTGAGACAATGCAACCGGGGACTTTCTCGTTTCGGCTCAATATCCCGGTACTTTTACAGTCCGGCACCAAACAAATTAATATCCCTATTGATGTTGCGCTCGTGCCAATTGATTCTAGCCCTGGTGAATTCCCGTTACTGATTGAAGCGAAATCTGCCGGTGACTATACCAATCCCAATAAGCGACGCAAGGAAGAAGCTATTAAAATGACTCAATTGAGGAGCAATTACGGCAATAACGTGCGTTTTATTTTGTTTCTTTGCGGTTACTTTGACAGTGGCTATTTGGGTTACGAAGCGGCCGAAGGAATTGACTGGGTTTGGGAACATCGGATTGATGATTTAGCGCTATTTGAAATATGA
- a CDS encoding Eco57I restriction-modification methylase domain-containing protein, with product MNVTATIELTRMLRQSQLDGARTQAQRNKLGQFATPPTLAADILKYASMLLPSDIKIRFLDPAFGTGSFYSALLQQFGRSQIVKAVGYEIDPHYGNEAIKLWSDTSLHLNIADFTQATPPNSDEAKANLVICNPPYVRHHHLNRVEKLRLQQLAQQTAGVKLSQLASLYCHFLCIADASMAVDGLAGWLIPSGFMDVNYGRQIKDYLLNRVTLLRIHCFDAADAQFEDALCTSAVVWFKKALPPANHAVEFTYGGSLTASKMSLIVSVESLRSAAKWTKFGLMSGSVNSQEQPLKLKDLFTIKRGLATGANDFFVLTLEQVSAYKLPFEFLKPVLPSPRLLSVDEIEGDRLGNPILDRRLFLLSCDLPPDEVKAKYPSLWEYLEMGVEQEICDRYLCKHRSPWYSQEKRPPSPFLCTYMGRQDTGRGRPFRFILNHSMATATNVYLMLYPKPALAKVLLDRPELLKEVWQALDQISDEALMGEGRVYGGGLHKLEPRELGNSLAAKVVEVLSKQLVD from the coding sequence ATGAATGTAACTGCAACAATTGAATTGACACGAATGTTGCGGCAATCGCAACTGGATGGAGCTAGAACTCAAGCTCAGCGAAATAAGCTAGGTCAGTTTGCTACACCTCCAACACTGGCAGCAGATATTCTCAAATATGCTTCAATGCTGTTGCCGTCAGACATTAAAATTCGTTTTCTCGACCCAGCTTTTGGCACAGGTTCTTTTTATTCGGCATTATTGCAGCAATTTGGGCGATCGCAAATTGTTAAAGCAGTTGGCTATGAAATTGACCCCCATTACGGAAACGAAGCGATTAAGCTTTGGAGTGACACTTCGCTACATCTGAATATCGCTGACTTTACCCAAGCGACACCCCCTAACTCTGATGAAGCAAAAGCTAACTTAGTAATTTGCAATCCCCCCTATGTCCGGCACCATCATTTGAACCGAGTTGAAAAGCTGCGGCTGCAACAGCTAGCACAGCAAACAGCGGGAGTTAAACTCAGTCAGTTGGCTAGTCTTTACTGCCATTTTTTGTGCATTGCGGATGCGAGTATGGCTGTTGATGGATTAGCGGGGTGGCTGATTCCCAGTGGATTTATGGATGTGAATTACGGACGGCAAATTAAGGATTACTTGCTAAATCGCGTTACCCTACTACGAATTCACTGTTTCGATGCTGCTGACGCGCAGTTTGAAGATGCACTCTGTACGTCAGCAGTGGTTTGGTTTAAGAAAGCTTTGCCACCTGCTAACCATGCTGTTGAGTTTACCTATGGAGGGAGTTTGACAGCATCTAAAATGTCGCTGATCGTGTCGGTGGAGTCGCTACGCAGTGCAGCTAAGTGGACTAAGTTTGGACTGATGTCTGGTAGCGTGAATTCTCAAGAACAGCCGTTGAAACTTAAGGACTTATTTACTATTAAACGGGGGCTGGCGACGGGAGCGAACGATTTTTTTGTGTTAACACTAGAGCAAGTTTCTGCTTACAAATTGCCCTTTGAATTTCTCAAGCCAGTTTTGCCCAGTCCCCGGTTGTTATCAGTTGATGAGATTGAGGGCGATCGCTTGGGAAATCCGATTCTAGATCGTCGGTTATTCTTACTATCGTGCGATTTGCCCCCTGATGAGGTGAAAGCTAAGTATCCGTCGCTGTGGGAATATTTGGAGATGGGAGTAGAGCAGGAAATTTGCGATCGCTACCTGTGCAAGCATCGCTCACCCTGGTATTCTCAGGAAAAGCGTCCTCCTTCGCCGTTCCTCTGTACTTATATGGGCCGTCAGGATACTGGTAGAGGTAGACCTTTTCGATTTATTCTGAATCATTCAATGGCGACGGCTACCAATGTATATTTGATGTTGTATCCTAAACCTGCTCTTGCCAAAGTGCTTTTAGATCGACCAGAATTGCTTAAAGAGGTGTGGCAGGCGCTCGATCAAATTTCTGATGAGGCACTGATGGGTGAGGGGCGCGTGTATGGGGGTGGATTGCATAAGCTGGAACCGAGGGAATTGGGTAATAGTTTAGCTGCGAAGGTTGTTGAAGTTTTATCAAAGCAGTTGGTTGATTGA
- a CDS encoding hybrid sensor histidine kinase/response regulator — MRDKPSRILAVDDAADNLFIMQAILSEEGYCVTTRSSGLEALAQVKESPPDLLLLDVMMPEVDGYEVTYRIRSNPQLPFIPILLIAADNSTTIADGLDLGADDFVCKPIQVNELLARVRSLLRLKHSIDAMLEMTKAREDFVARLTHDLRIPLVGADRMLTLLQRGKFGELPQKAIEAIATIGNSNQNLLLLVNTLLEVHRFESGCKSLAIAPFDLKKLVKEVVKELEAVAIDKGLVLTFDEPDSQPLRIEGDRLELRRVITNLVGNAIKFTDFGCVKIVVRSDVKSVSISVEDTGPGIRASEQATLFERFRTGNHARAGCGLGLHLSHRIVEAHSGSIDVTSTVGQGSTFTVQLPISL; from the coding sequence ATGAGAGATAAACCCAGTAGAATCCTGGCCGTTGACGATGCAGCAGACAACTTATTTATTATGCAGGCAATCCTCTCAGAAGAAGGCTACTGCGTCACCACAAGATCCAGCGGACTTGAGGCTTTAGCTCAAGTTAAGGAGTCACCGCCAGATTTACTCCTGTTGGATGTAATGATGCCAGAAGTAGATGGTTACGAAGTGACTTACAGAATTCGCTCAAATCCTCAACTTCCCTTTATCCCCATCCTGTTAATTGCGGCTGACAACTCAACGACTATCGCAGATGGGCTAGACTTGGGTGCTGATGATTTCGTTTGCAAGCCTATTCAAGTAAATGAGTTACTGGCTCGCGTCCGCAGCCTCCTCCGACTCAAACACAGCATAGATGCGATGCTGGAAATGACAAAGGCACGAGAGGATTTTGTGGCTCGTCTTACCCACGACTTGCGGATTCCCCTTGTCGGCGCTGATAGAATGCTGACCCTACTCCAACGAGGGAAATTCGGCGAACTACCTCAAAAAGCGATAGAGGCGATCGCTACCATCGGTAACAGTAACCAAAATTTGCTTTTGTTAGTCAATACTTTACTGGAAGTTCACCGATTTGAATCTGGTTGCAAGAGCCTCGCGATCGCCCCCTTTGACCTGAAAAAACTGGTCAAAGAGGTCGTCAAGGAACTGGAGGCTGTGGCTATCGACAAAGGACTTGTTCTAACTTTCGACGAGCCTGACTCCCAACCGCTGCGGATTGAGGGCGATCGCCTGGAACTCCGCCGAGTCATCACCAACTTAGTCGGAAATGCCATTAAATTCACCGATTTTGGTTGTGTGAAAATCGTTGTCCGTTCAGATGTTAAGTCGGTAAGCATTAGTGTAGAAGACACCGGCCCCGGCATCAGAGCCTCAGAACAAGCCACGCTGTTTGAACGATTCCGCACCGGAAACCATGCTAGAGCAGGTTGCGGCTTGGGGCTGCATTTGTCCCACCGGATTGTAGAAGCCCATTCTGGCAGCATTGACGTGACATCAACGGTGGGTCAAGGCAGCACATTTACTGTACAGCTCCCCATCTCGCTCTAA